A region of Panicum virgatum strain AP13 chromosome 8N, P.virgatum_v5, whole genome shotgun sequence DNA encodes the following proteins:
- the LOC120684598 gene encoding CASP-like protein 1U3 — protein sequence MAAGKSDGSSDAASLALRIATVALSVASAAMMASASQRSCAGCAPATQVSYSDYSSLKYSLVANVVSAALQAAAAWLAVRGREGEGKAAKSLAELVDTAAQVFLYSSSALAFSVDDFGTCGRRVAGVCTGSGEFCQRARTSGAVSMAAPVALAASKYLKDVPVST from the exons ATGGCTGCCGGCAAGTCCGATGGGTCGTCGGACGCGGCCAGCCTCGCCCTCCGCATCGCCACcgtggcgctgtcggtggcgtcggcggccaTGATGGCGTCCGCCTCCCAGCGCTCCTGCGCCGGCTGCGCTCCGGCGACCCAGGTCTCCTACAGCGACTACAGCTCCCTCAA GTACTCTCTCGTCGCCAACGTCGTatcggcggcgctgcaggcggcggcggcgtggctggcGGTGCGCGGCAGGGAGGGCGAAGGCAAGGCGGCCAAGTCGCTGGCCGAGCTCGTCGACACGGCCGCGCAGGTGTTCCTCTACTCGTCCTCGGCGCTGGCGTTCTCGGTGGACGACTTCGGCACCTGCGGCCGCAGGGTCGCCGGCGTCTGCACGGGCTCCGGCGAGTTCTGCCAGCGGGCCCGCACGTCCGGTGCCGTCTCGATGGCGGCTCCCGTCGCCCTGGCGGCGTCCAAGTACCTGAAGGACGTGCCGGTCTCGACTTGA
- the LOC120684597 gene encoding tropinone reductase homolog At2g29150-like, giving the protein MAAAGGGGERWSLAGATALVTGGSKGIGHAIVEELAGLGARVHTCSRNAAELEECRRRWADKGLRVTVSACDVAARADRERLMGTVRDAFAGKLDILVNNAAQAMAKPAVECTAEDYSGVMATNLESCFHISQLAHPLLRNSAVAGGASIVHISSIASFQGYPGVVLYSMAKGGMNQLTRSLAAEWARDKIRVNCVAPGLVMTDMTKEVDMEIVEQ; this is encoded by the exons atggcggcagcgggcggcggcggcgagaggtggAGCCTCGCCGGCGCGACGGCGCTGGTCACCGGCGGGAGCAAGGGGATCGGGCACGCCATCGTGGAGGAGCTGGCGGGGCTCGGCGCGCGCGTGCACACGTGCTCCCGCAAcgcggcggagctggaggagtgccgccgccggtgggcCGACAAGGGCCTGCGGGTCACCGTCTCCGCCTGCGACGTCGCCGCGCGGGCCGACAGGGAGAGGCTCATGGGCACGGTCAGGGACGCCTTCGCCGGCAAGCTCGACATCCTC GTGAACAACGCGGCGCAGGCGATGGCCAAGCCGGCGGTGGAGTGCACGGCGGAGGACTACTCCGGCGTCATGGCCACCAACCTGGAGTCGTGCTTCCACATCAGCCAGCTCGCGCACCCTCTCCTCCGGaactccgccgtcgccggcggggcAAGCATCGTGCACATCTCCTCCATCGCTAGCTTTCAGGGCTATCCAGGGGTCGTGCTCTACAGCATGGCCAAAG GAGGAATGAACCAGCTAACAAGAAGCCTGGCTGCCGAGTGGGCCCGCGACAAGATTCGTGTGAACTGCGTCGCACCAGGCCTAGTCATGACTGACATGACAAAAGAG GTGGACATGGAAATCGTGGAGCAATAA
- the LOC120684596 gene encoding noroxomaritidine/norcraugsodine reductase-like translates to MVAAGRSREERWSLAGATALVTGGSKGIGHAIVEELAGFGARVHTCSRNAAELEACRRRWEEKGLAVTVSICDVSVPAERESLVATVEATFGGKLDILVNNAGQSLFKTAVECTGEDSARVMATNLESCFHLSQLAHPLLLLAGGGGSVVHISSIAGFIGLPALAVYSMTKGAMNQLTRSLAAEWARDGIRVNCVAPGGVRTDISSDKTIDPELVKKEMARLPMGRIAEPEEVASMVAFLCMPAASYMTGQVIYVDGGRTIT, encoded by the exons ATGGTGGCTGCAGGCAGGAGCAGGGAGGAGCGGTGGAGCCTCGCCGGCGCGACGGCGCTCGTCACCGGCGGCAGCAAGGGCATCGG GCATGCGATCGTGGAGGAGCTGGCCGGCTTCGGGGCGCGGGTGCACACGTGCTCTCGCAACGCGGCGGAGCTGGAGGCGTGCCGCCGGCGGTGGGAGGAGAAGGGGCTCGCCGTCACCGTCTCCATCTGCGACGTCTCGGTGCCCGCGGAGCGCGAGAGCCTCGTGGCCACCGTCGAGGCCACCTTCGGTGGCAAGCTCGACATCCTC GTGAACAACGCGGGACAGTCGCTGTTCAAGACAGCCGTGGAGTGCACCGGCGAGGACTCCGCGCGGGTCATGGCGACCAACCTCGAGTCCTGCTTCCACCTCAGCCAGCTGGCgcacccgctcctcctcctcgccggcggcggcggcagcgtggtCCACATCTCCTCCATCGCCGGCTTCATCGGGCTCCCGGCGCTCGCCGTCTACTCCATGACCAAGGGCGCCATGAACCAGCTCACCAGGAGCCTCGCCGCCGAGTGGGCCCGCGACGGCATCCGCGTCAACTGCGTCGCGCCTGGCGGCGTCAGGACTGACATCAGCAGTGAT AAGACGATCGACCCGGAGCTGGTGAAGAAGGAGATGGCGCGGCTTCCGATGGGGAGGATCGCCGAGCCGGAGGAGGTGGCGTCCATGGTGGCCTTCCTATGCATGCCGGCGGCGTCCTACATGACCGGCCAGGTCATCTACGTCGACGGCGGTCGCACCATAACTTAG